From Symphalangus syndactylus isolate Jambi chromosome 17, NHGRI_mSymSyn1-v2.1_pri, whole genome shotgun sequence, one genomic window encodes:
- the PSMC4 gene encoding 26S proteasome regulatory subunit 6B isoform X2 → MEEIGILVEKAQDEIPALSVSRPQTGLSFLGPEPEDLEDLYSRYKEEVKRIQSIPLVIGQFLEAVDQNTAIVGSTTGSNYYVRILSTIDRELLKPNASVALHKHSNALVDVLPPEADSSIMMLTSDQKPDVMYADIGGMDIQKQEVREAVELPLTHFELYKQIGIDPPRGVLMYGPPGCGKTMLAKAVAHHTTAAFIRVVGSEFVQKYLGEGPRMVRDVFRLAKENAPAIIFIDEIDAIATKRFDAQTGADREVQRILLELLNQMDGFDQNVNVKVIMATNRADTLDPALLRPGRLDRKIEFPLPDRRQKRLIFSTITSKMNLSEEVDLEDYVARPDKISGADINSICQESGMLAVRENRYIVLAKDFEKAYKTVIKKDEQEHEFYK, encoded by the exons ATGGAGGAGATAGGCATCTTGGTGGAGAAGGCTCAG GATGAGATCCCAGCACTGTCCGTGTCCCGGCCCCAAACCGGCCTGTCTTTCCTGGGCCCTGAGCCTGAGGACCTGGAGGACCTGTACAGCCGCTACAAG GAGGAGGTGAAGCGAATCCAAAGCATCCCGCTGGTCATCGGACAATTTCTGGAGGCTGTGGATCAGAATACAGCCATTGTGGGCTCTACCACAG GCTCCAACTATTATGTGCGCATCCTGAGCACCATTGATCGGGAGCTGCTCAAGCCCAACGCCTCGGTGGCCCTCCACAAGCACAGCAATGCACTGGTGGATGTGCTGCCCCCTGAAGCCGACAGCAGCATCATGATGCTCACCTCAG ACCAGAAGCCGGATGTGATGTACGCAGACATTGGAGGCATGGACATCCAGAAGCAGGAGGTGCGGGAGGCCGTGGAGCTCCCGCTCACGCATTTCGAGCTCTACAAGCAG ATCGGCATCGATCCCCCCAGAGGCGTCCTCATGTATGGCCCTCCTGGCTGCGGGAAAACCATGTTGGCAAAGGCGGTGGCACATCACACCACAG CTGCATTCATCCGGGTCGTGGGCTCGGAGTTTGTACAGAAGTATCTGGGTGAGGGCCCCCGCATGGTCCGGGATGTGTTCCGCCTGGCCAAGGAGAATGCACCTGCCATCATCTTCATAGACGAGATTGATGCCATCGCCACCAAGAGATTCGATGCTCAGACGGGGG CCGACAGGGAGGTTCAGAGGATCCTGCTGGAGCTGCTGAATCAGATGGATGGATTTGATCAGAATGTCAATGTCAAG GTAATCATGGCCACAAACAGAGCAGACACCCTGGATCCAGCCCTGCTACGGCCAGGACGGCTGGACCGTAAAATTGAATTTCCACTTCCTGACCGCCGCCAGAAGAGATTGATTTTCTCCACTATCACTAGCAAGATGAACCTCTCTGAGGAGGTTGACTTGGAAGATT ATGTGGCCCGGCCAGATAAGATTTCGGGAGCTGATATCAACTCCATCTGTCAGGAG AGTGGAATGTTGGCTGTCCGTGAAAACCGCTACATTGTCCTGGCCAAGGACTTCGAGAAAGCATACAAGACTGTCATCAAGAAGGACGAACAGGAGCATGAGTTTTACAAGtga
- the PSMC4 gene encoding 26S proteasome regulatory subunit 6B isoform X1: MEEIGILVEKAQDEIPALSVSRPQTGLSFLGPEPEDLEDLYSRYKKLQQELEFLEVQEEYIKDEQKNLKKEFLHAQEEVKRIQSIPLVIGQFLEAVDQNTAIVGSTTGSNYYVRILSTIDRELLKPNASVALHKHSNALVDVLPPEADSSIMMLTSDQKPDVMYADIGGMDIQKQEVREAVELPLTHFELYKQIGIDPPRGVLMYGPPGCGKTMLAKAVAHHTTAAFIRVVGSEFVQKYLGEGPRMVRDVFRLAKENAPAIIFIDEIDAIATKRFDAQTGADREVQRILLELLNQMDGFDQNVNVKVIMATNRADTLDPALLRPGRLDRKIEFPLPDRRQKRLIFSTITSKMNLSEEVDLEDYVARPDKISGADINSICQESGMLAVRENRYIVLAKDFEKAYKTVIKKDEQEHEFYK, translated from the exons ATGGAGGAGATAGGCATCTTGGTGGAGAAGGCTCAG GATGAGATCCCAGCACTGTCCGTGTCCCGGCCCCAAACCGGCCTGTCTTTCCTGGGCCCTGAGCCTGAGGACCTGGAGGACCTGTACAGCCGCTACAAG AAGCTGCAGCAAGAGCTGGAGTTCCTGGAGGTGCAGGAGGAATACATCAAGGATGAGCAAAAGAAcctgaaaaaggaatttctccatgCCCAGGAGGAGGTGAAGCGAATCCAAAGCATCCCGCTGGTCATCGGACAATTTCTGGAGGCTGTGGATCAGAATACAGCCATTGTGGGCTCTACCACAG GCTCCAACTATTATGTGCGCATCCTGAGCACCATTGATCGGGAGCTGCTCAAGCCCAACGCCTCGGTGGCCCTCCACAAGCACAGCAATGCACTGGTGGATGTGCTGCCCCCTGAAGCCGACAGCAGCATCATGATGCTCACCTCAG ACCAGAAGCCGGATGTGATGTACGCAGACATTGGAGGCATGGACATCCAGAAGCAGGAGGTGCGGGAGGCCGTGGAGCTCCCGCTCACGCATTTCGAGCTCTACAAGCAG ATCGGCATCGATCCCCCCAGAGGCGTCCTCATGTATGGCCCTCCTGGCTGCGGGAAAACCATGTTGGCAAAGGCGGTGGCACATCACACCACAG CTGCATTCATCCGGGTCGTGGGCTCGGAGTTTGTACAGAAGTATCTGGGTGAGGGCCCCCGCATGGTCCGGGATGTGTTCCGCCTGGCCAAGGAGAATGCACCTGCCATCATCTTCATAGACGAGATTGATGCCATCGCCACCAAGAGATTCGATGCTCAGACGGGGG CCGACAGGGAGGTTCAGAGGATCCTGCTGGAGCTGCTGAATCAGATGGATGGATTTGATCAGAATGTCAATGTCAAG GTAATCATGGCCACAAACAGAGCAGACACCCTGGATCCAGCCCTGCTACGGCCAGGACGGCTGGACCGTAAAATTGAATTTCCACTTCCTGACCGCCGCCAGAAGAGATTGATTTTCTCCACTATCACTAGCAAGATGAACCTCTCTGAGGAGGTTGACTTGGAAGATT ATGTGGCCCGGCCAGATAAGATTTCGGGAGCTGATATCAACTCCATCTGTCAGGAG AGTGGAATGTTGGCTGTCCGTGAAAACCGCTACATTGTCCTGGCCAAGGACTTCGAGAAAGCATACAAGACTGTCATCAAGAAGGACGAACAGGAGCATGAGTTTTACAAGtga